One genomic segment of Arachis duranensis cultivar V14167 chromosome 4, aradu.V14167.gnm2.J7QH, whole genome shotgun sequence includes these proteins:
- the LOC107482840 gene encoding uncharacterized protein LOC107482840, giving the protein MARVPIPARFERVAAAFDADVAARMGLCESSGSEHSLVSSIDLSDMVKSFLERNGEEKDHGEMGDEEEKVQTSSQLSYCEKRDMLQALLACGDYERDMIRREAEIACAVVGVTSSTDFKRKLMSRLRKNGLDAGLCKSRWEKTGRLKSGDYEYIDVNFSGERYIVEVFLASEFEIARPTIQYSSLLQVFPQIFVGTVEELKQVVKLMCSAIKGSMKTRDLHIPPWRRNVYMQAKWFSSYKRTTNVVSTRNASSTLSSGSLVTPLRPIRFEARPVKAQNCKVDYYVNKTGFRISHLTAALNSDALGM; this is encoded by the exons ATGGCTAGGGTTCCGATTCCGGCGAGGTTTGAGAGAGTGGCTGCGGCCTTTGACGCTGACGTGGCGGCGCGCATGGGGCTCTGCGAGAGCAGCGGGAGCGAGCACTCTCTGGTGAGTTCCATTGATTTGTCTGATATGGTGAAGTCCTTCTTGGAGAGGAATGGTGAAGAGAAGGATCATGGCGAAATGGgtgatgaagaagagaaggttCAAACATCATCGCAGCTCTCCTATTGTGAGAAAAGGGATATGTTGCAAGCTCTTCTTGCTTGTGGCGATTATGAAAGGGACATGATTAGAAGAGAGGCTGAGATTGCTTGTGCAGTTGTTGGGGTCACTTCTTCCACGGATTTCAAACGCAAATTGATGTCTCGCTTGAGGAAAAATGGTTTGGATGCTG GGCTTTGCAAATCCCGGTGGGAGAAAACTGGAAGATTAAAATCTGGTGACTATGAGTACATTGATGTCAATTTCTCAGGAGAGCGATACATAGTTGAAGTCTTCCTTGCATCTGAGTTCGAAATTGCCCGCCCAACCATTCAATATTCGTCCTTGCTACAAGTTTTCCCACAAATATTTGTTGGAACAGTGGAAGAACTGAAGCAAGTTGTGAAGCTTATGTGCAGTGCCATAAAGGGATCCATGAAAACAAGGGACCTGCATATTCCTCCATGGAGAAGAAATGTGTACATGCAAGCCAAGTGGTTCAGCTCTTACAAGAGAACAACAAATGTTGTTTCAACTAGAAATGCATCATCAACTTTGTCTTCAGGGTCTCTTGTAACTCCTTTAAGACCCATTAGATTTGAAGCAAGGCCCGTGAAAGCACAAAATTGTAAGGTAGATTATTATGTCAATAAAACTGGATTCAGAATCAGCCATTTGACAGCTGCACTTAATTCCGATGCCCTTGGGATGTAA